GTCGGATGGAGTTCGCCATCGGCTGAGGCCCTGCCTCAAGGAGATCGCACGCAAAGCTCGGAACCGTAGGTGGAGAGTTTGCATAAGTGCGCCCTTGTCCTTTACAGGTCTACGGGTACACGCTAAAGATGATTTGTTAAATATAAAATTCAACCATTAGAATTTTTCAGTGAGGCTGGTGATTTGGCCGAGACAGAACTTGAACGCGCAGAAAAGCGCTATGCCCAAGCCAAGGCCCGCTTGCAGGCTCTGAAAAACCGAGAAGCCACCAGACAGCGCAAGCTGGATACCAGGCGCAAGGTAATCCTGGGCGGAGCGCTCATAGATCTGGCGGAACGGGATTCCAGTGCTGCTGCAATGCTCGACCGGCTGATCCGTAACCTCTCCCGAGAACAGGATAGCAAAGCGTTTGCAGGTTGGGAGGTGCCCTCCCCTATCCCTACCGATGACAGTGCAATCTGATGCGAAGCCTCACGCTTCTATTAGGGGGTCTGTTTCACTTTTTCGGTCGGTTGATCTTCACGCCCATCCTGTTGGGCTGGATGATCGGCGCTGTGCTGTTCGGGGCGATGCTTGGAACGCTTGTGGCCACGCCATTCATCTTTGCCTTTTTCGACCAAACGCCCGGCGAAAGCGCCTGGCAATGGCTGGTCTTCGGTCCCTT
This DNA window, taken from Sulfitobacter sp. HNIBRBA3233, encodes the following:
- a CDS encoding mobilization protein, which translates into the protein MAETELERAEKRYAQAKARLQALKNREATRQRKLDTRRKVILGGALIDLAERDSSAAAMLDRLIRNLSREQDSKAFAGWEVPSPIPTDDSAI